Genomic segment of Xanthomonas sp. DAR 35659:
GCCATCGCCAGCACCGCCGCGCTCAGCTCCTGCACCTCGTGCAGCGGCTGCGCCTGCGGGTCGCGGCGCGGGTCGGCGGTGTACAGGCCGTCGATGTCGGTGGCGATGAACAACGCATCGGCATCGACCAGCGCGGCGACGATCGCAGCCAGGTTGTCGTTGTCGCCGAGCTTGAGTTCGTCCACCGAGACCGTGTCGTTCTCGTTGACCACCGGCAGCGCCCCCAGCCGCAGCAGCTCGCCCAGGGTGGCGCGTGCGTTGAGATAGCGGCGGCGGTTGCGCAGGTCGTCGTGGGTCAGCAGCACCTGCGCCACCGGCCGCTCGAAGAAGCGCTGCCACAGCGCGATCAGCTGCGCCTGGCCGAGCGCGGCCAGCGCCTGCCGCGCGGCCAGCGCCGCGCCCGCCTCGGCGGCCTTGGGCACGATGGCGCGACCGGCGGCGACCGCGCCGGAGGACACGATCACCAGTTCGCGCCCGGCCGCCAGGTTGGCCGACACGAACTGCGCCAGGCCCAGCGCGAAGCGTGGCGTGAGTCCACCGCCGTCGGCGGCCAGCAGGCTGCTGCCGACCTTGAGCACCGCGCGCCGCCAGGGCGGCAGCACCTGCTCGACGAAGGGCGTGGCGGCGGTGGCGGTCGGTGCGGTCATCGGGCGCTCGCTCGGCTCAGTGCGCGTTCCAGGCGTACACGGTCAGCTCGGACGCGGCCTGGAGCGCCAGCGGATCCTCGGCGACGATGGCCTGCGCCTGCGCCAGGCTGTCCACGTTCTTGAGCACATAGGCCCCACCGCTGCCGTCGCCGAAGCCACCGCTGCGCTCCAGCAGCCCGCGTTCGCGCAGCGCGGCAAGGAAGTCG
This window contains:
- the proB gene encoding glutamate 5-kinase, which codes for MTAPTATAATPFVEQVLPPWRRAVLKVGSSLLAADGGGLTPRFALGLAQFVSANLAAGRELVIVSSGAVAAGRAIVPKAAEAGAALAARQALAALGQAQLIALWQRFFERPVAQVLLTHDDLRNRRRYLNARATLGELLRLGALPVVNENDTVSVDELKLGDNDNLAAIVAALVDADALFIATDIDGLYTADPRRDPQAQPLHEVQELSAAVLAMAGGSGSGVGTGGMRTKLEAAAKAGAAGIETYLFNGRSAEVVRGLAQDRLRGTRIHAARTRIAARKYWLRHVPVEPGAILVDAGAAAALLDKGASLLPGGVAGAVGEFRRGDMVEVRLRDAAGERCLARGVSQYAAVDIRRIAGRHSRDIEAILGYNYGENVIHRDDLVVVRESGIGSGESA
- a CDS encoding YciI family protein, which gives rise to MTLYLVMAMRKPAFPESVIQPHRDFLAALRERGLLERSGGFGDGSGGAYVLKNVDSLAQAQAIVAEDPLALQAASELTVYAWNAH